A portion of the Corynebacterium rouxii genome contains these proteins:
- a CDS encoding PAC2 family protein — MNEREAKMYELEFPAPDVASDGVDGPTLIIAMQGYADAGLAVEASADHLLSALEHRPVAVFNNDELIDYRSRRPSVTIDHNIVIDANELKLSMDVLRDSNGTPFLLLSGPEPDLRWDAFSQAVADLVRRFGVRRTICIYAAPMTVPHTRPLIVSAHGNSLDLIKHHFSIDSKVTIPGSASLHIERLLNKNNIDVAGYTAHVPHYLSASAYPLATLKLLEAITMSTNLDFPLKTLEADAQKAALQVEEQVSGSQEIESVVKILEQQYDEELAKYRERNPKALEIAEGDLPDAEELGEEFERFLANIDKEDGSDD; from the coding sequence ATGAATGAGCGAGAAGCAAAAATGTATGAGTTAGAGTTTCCCGCACCCGATGTAGCTTCTGATGGTGTTGACGGCCCTACTCTCATCATCGCGATGCAAGGCTATGCTGATGCTGGTTTGGCAGTTGAAGCTAGTGCTGACCACCTACTTTCAGCTCTGGAACACCGGCCAGTAGCAGTGTTCAACAATGACGAGCTCATTGATTACCGATCCAGGCGTCCTTCTGTAACCATCGACCACAACATCGTTATTGATGCCAATGAGCTTAAGCTCAGTATGGATGTACTTAGAGATTCAAATGGTACCCCCTTCTTACTCTTGTCTGGCCCGGAACCAGATTTGCGTTGGGATGCGTTTTCGCAAGCCGTCGCAGATCTCGTCCGTCGCTTCGGAGTAAGGCGCACGATCTGTATTTATGCTGCCCCTATGACGGTGCCGCATACCCGTCCGCTTATTGTTTCCGCACATGGCAATTCTTTGGATTTAATCAAGCATCATTTCAGTATTGATTCCAAAGTCACGATACCTGGTTCTGCATCCCTACATATTGAGCGATTGCTTAATAAGAATAATATCGACGTCGCTGGTTACACTGCTCACGTACCTCACTATTTATCTGCATCCGCATACCCGCTGGCAACACTTAAATTGTTAGAGGCAATCACCATGTCTACTAACCTTGATTTCCCGTTGAAGACGTTAGAAGCAGATGCTCAAAAGGCAGCACTGCAGGTAGAAGAACAGGTCTCCGGATCTCAAGAAATCGAGTCGGTAGTCAAAATTCTTGAGCAACAATACGATGAAGAGCTCGCAAAATATCGTGAACGCAATCCTAAAGCACTCGAAATTGCTGAAGGTGATCTACCTGATGCAGAGGAGCTAGGCGAAGAATTCGAGCGTTTCCTCGCAAACATTGATAAAGAAGATGGCTCCGATGATTAG
- a CDS encoding DEAD/DEAH box helicase, with the protein MNLTQMLPDLDDVPESLLDEAIFDSFLSWTRSKGLALYPAQEEAALGILADDNVILATPTGSGKSMVAIAAHFIAMARGQRSFYTAPIKALVNEKFFALCDIFGPESVGMMTGDATVNGSAPIICATAEIVANIALRDGTDADIDQVVMDEFHYYSEPGRGWAWQVPLLELPRAQFLLMSATLGDTTFIQKDLSDRTGRTTSLVAGATRPVPLQFSYVYTPVHETIQDLLDTNNAPIYVVHFTQREAIERAQSLTSMTVIDSETKEKIATEIGNFKFTTTFGHTLSKLLRKGIGVHHAGMLPKYRRLVEKLSQTGLLKIICGTDTLGVGINVPIRTVLFTGLAKFDGSKQRILASREFHQIAGRAGRAGYDTVGNVVIEAPEHEIENWRLRQRAGSDPKKLKKLRKKSARDGEVTWGEKTYERLSEAEPENLQSQFRISNSMLLNVIARPGDAYIHLKHLLRTNHDTRDKQNKDILTALELFRGLVAAGIVEKLDFPDSNGRRYVITEDLRRDFALNQPLAPFALAALEILDKESTSYALDVISVFESILEDPRVVLIAQQKQARGEEIAALKAEGVEYTERMNIVEEISWPKPLEEILEPAFDTYCDGHPWAKEFTLSPKSIVRDMIEHGMTFSDLIATYGLSRSEGVVLHYLTDAWKTLSHSVPTEYVSDELEEIIEWLGELVRQVDSSLIDEWANMADPDAPISQDTVDQQRAFGVEDPNAITANSRAFAVMVRNLMFRMVQLFAAEEEEKLEALTEYLDEQPDFSKALDDYFDEYSDLDVGPDARGREYFLLKKDSRIWSVRQIIKDPNDDHAFSFAATVDLDASDAANEVRFTKFSIDS; encoded by the coding sequence ATGAACCTTACCCAGATGCTGCCTGATCTCGACGATGTCCCAGAATCGCTTCTCGACGAAGCCATCTTCGATTCGTTTCTGAGTTGGACTAGAAGTAAAGGTTTAGCGCTCTATCCCGCCCAAGAAGAGGCAGCATTAGGGATCTTAGCTGACGATAACGTCATTTTGGCCACACCTACTGGCTCTGGAAAGTCAATGGTTGCCATCGCTGCTCATTTTATTGCCATGGCTCGCGGGCAGCGAAGCTTTTACACTGCTCCCATCAAAGCCTTGGTTAACGAGAAATTCTTTGCCCTCTGCGATATTTTTGGCCCCGAGTCAGTCGGCATGATGACAGGTGATGCGACTGTTAATGGATCCGCCCCTATCATCTGTGCTACAGCAGAAATCGTGGCAAATATCGCGTTAAGAGATGGAACCGACGCTGATATCGATCAAGTAGTTATGGATGAGTTCCATTATTATTCTGAGCCAGGCCGTGGTTGGGCATGGCAAGTTCCGTTACTTGAACTGCCGCGGGCACAATTCCTCCTTATGTCCGCAACATTGGGTGATACCACCTTTATTCAAAAAGACTTGAGTGACAGAACGGGCAGAACCACCAGCCTAGTCGCTGGAGCAACACGTCCAGTACCGTTGCAGTTCTCATATGTATACACCCCTGTGCACGAAACCATTCAAGATTTGTTGGATACCAACAATGCACCAATCTACGTTGTACATTTCACTCAACGAGAAGCGATTGAGCGCGCACAATCTCTCACGAGTATGACAGTCATCGATTCCGAAACAAAAGAAAAGATTGCTACCGAAATCGGGAATTTTAAATTCACCACTACTTTTGGACACACTTTATCGAAACTCCTGCGCAAAGGGATTGGAGTCCATCATGCTGGAATGCTTCCCAAGTACCGCCGATTAGTAGAAAAATTATCGCAAACCGGACTGCTCAAAATCATTTGTGGTACAGACACCCTCGGAGTAGGTATCAACGTCCCTATTCGTACGGTTTTATTCACGGGATTAGCAAAGTTTGACGGTAGCAAACAACGAATATTGGCTTCCCGAGAATTCCACCAAATTGCAGGACGAGCTGGCCGCGCTGGTTACGATACCGTCGGAAATGTCGTTATTGAAGCGCCAGAACATGAAATTGAAAACTGGCGACTTCGGCAGCGGGCTGGAAGTGATCCTAAAAAACTGAAAAAATTGCGGAAAAAATCAGCCCGAGATGGCGAAGTCACTTGGGGCGAAAAAACCTACGAGCGCTTGTCTGAGGCAGAACCAGAAAATCTTCAAAGTCAATTCCGCATTTCCAACTCAATGTTGCTCAATGTAATTGCTCGTCCCGGCGACGCCTATATACACCTCAAGCATTTGCTACGAACGAATCATGACACTCGCGATAAGCAGAACAAAGACATTCTTACAGCTCTCGAGCTTTTCCGTGGACTAGTAGCAGCGGGAATCGTCGAAAAGCTAGACTTCCCTGATTCGAATGGCCGCAGATACGTAATCACGGAAGATCTCCGTCGTGATTTTGCTCTTAACCAGCCACTTGCGCCTTTTGCACTCGCCGCACTTGAAATTTTGGATAAAGAGTCGACTTCCTATGCCCTCGACGTGATTAGTGTCTTTGAATCGATTTTGGAGGATCCTCGTGTCGTTCTCATTGCTCAGCAAAAACAGGCTCGTGGTGAAGAGATAGCAGCTCTTAAAGCTGAAGGCGTGGAATATACCGAGCGAATGAACATCGTTGAGGAAATATCCTGGCCGAAACCATTGGAAGAAATCCTCGAACCAGCATTTGATACGTACTGTGATGGTCATCCTTGGGCCAAGGAATTCACGCTGAGTCCGAAGTCCATAGTGCGCGATATGATCGAACATGGAATGACCTTTAGTGATCTCATCGCAACGTACGGACTATCACGATCCGAAGGCGTAGTGCTCCACTATTTGACGGACGCATGGAAAACCTTGTCGCATTCCGTACCCACAGAATATGTTTCAGATGAGCTCGAAGAGATTATCGAATGGCTTGGGGAGCTTGTCCGACAGGTAGATTCCTCATTGATAGATGAATGGGCAAATATGGCTGATCCTGATGCCCCGATTTCTCAAGATACAGTCGACCAACAACGAGCTTTTGGCGTTGAGGATCCTAATGCGATTACGGCAAATTCGCGCGCTTTTGCCGTAATGGTGAGAAATCTAATGTTTAGAATGGTGCAGCTGTTTGCAGCCGAAGAAGAAGAAAAACTTGAAGCACTGACAGAATATCTTGATGAACAGCCAGATTTTTCAAAAGCACTAGACGATTACTTTGACGAATATTCGGATCTAGATGTTGGTCCTGATGCACGTGGACGTGAGTATTTCTTGCTAAAGAAAGACAGTCGTATTTGGTCTGTGCGCCAAATCATCAAAGATCCAAACGATGACCACGCGTTCTCATTTGCCGCAACTGTAGATCTCGACGCTTCCGATGCGGCCAACGAGGTCCGTTTCACGAAATTCTCCATCGACAGCTGA
- a CDS encoding carboxymuconolactone decarboxylase family protein, which produces MSLDNLKSGLPEYAKDLKLNLGSLARSTELTEQQLWGTFLAVAAATRNEAVFSEISEEASEHLSEEAINAALGAASIMAMNNVAYRAKGWLGDDYTQVKMGLRMNIIAKPGVDKVDFELWSLAVSTVNGCEHCTIAHEKTVRSEGLTKEQIFEAVKIAATLQGVAQAIEIEASR; this is translated from the coding sequence ATGTCGTTGGATAACCTCAAATCTGGACTTCCAGAATATGCAAAAGATCTGAAACTCAACCTTGGTAGCTTGGCGCGTTCTACGGAACTTACTGAGCAGCAATTGTGGGGCACATTCCTTGCGGTAGCGGCTGCTACCCGTAACGAGGCTGTCTTTTCTGAAATTTCAGAAGAAGCATCCGAGCATTTGAGCGAAGAAGCTATTAACGCTGCCCTTGGCGCAGCGTCGATTATGGCCATGAACAATGTGGCTTATCGTGCAAAGGGATGGCTCGGCGATGACTACACTCAGGTAAAAATGGGCCTTCGCATGAACATCATCGCAAAGCCAGGTGTGGATAAAGTTGATTTCGAGCTGTGGTCACTAGCAGTTTCTACGGTTAATGGCTGTGAACACTGCACCATTGCTCACGAAAAGACTGTCCGTTCCGAAGGACTAACTAAGGAACAGATCTTTGAAGCTGTCAAGATTGCTGCGACATTACAAGGTGTTGCCCAAGCAATCGAGATTGAAGCTTCGCGATAA
- a CDS encoding peroxiredoxin, with the protein MSILTVGEKFPEFNLTALKGGDLHDVNASQPEDYFETVSLDKYEGKWKVVFFYPKDFTFVCPTEIAAFGKLDEEFQDRDTQILGGSIDNEFSHFNWRATHPELKTVPFPLFSDIKHDLIKALGVENEEGVADRATFIIDPDGIIQFVSVTPDAVGRNVDEVLRVLDALQSEEVCACNWQKNDPTKNIDKFAELEKGLN; encoded by the coding sequence GTGTCTATCTTGACTGTTGGCGAAAAGTTCCCAGAGTTTAACTTGACGGCGCTCAAGGGCGGTGACCTGCACGACGTTAACGCATCTCAGCCAGAGGACTACTTCGAAACTGTTTCTTTGGACAAGTACGAAGGTAAGTGGAAGGTTGTCTTCTTCTATCCAAAGGATTTCACCTTCGTGTGTCCAACTGAGATTGCAGCTTTCGGCAAGCTCGACGAAGAGTTCCAGGACCGCGACACTCAGATCTTGGGCGGCTCCATTGACAACGAGTTCTCACACTTTAACTGGCGTGCTACCCACCCAGAGCTCAAGACCGTTCCATTCCCGTTGTTCTCCGACATCAAACATGATCTGATCAAGGCTCTTGGCGTTGAAAACGAAGAAGGCGTTGCAGATCGTGCAACCTTCATTATCGATCCTGACGGCATCATTCAGTTCGTATCTGTTACTCCAGACGCGGTTGGCCGTAACGTAGATGAGGTTCTTCGCGTTCTCGACGCACTTCAATCTGAAGAAGTTTGTGCCTGCAACTGGCAGAAGAACGACCCAACCAAGAACATTGATAAGTTCGCTGAGCTCGAGAAGGGCCTTAACTAA
- a CDS encoding hydrogen peroxide-inducible genes activator: MSNKEYRPTLAQLRTFATIAENKHFGTAAAKLSISQPSLSQALAALENGLGVQLIERSTRRVIVTPAGEMLLPYAKATLDAADAFLAHAHGASGTLSGPMSLGIIPTIAPYILPNLLDAVRDEFPELELRIVEEQTKHLIALLRDGHIDCAILALPTEQIGFTEMPLYVEDFRMVTTEDHPLAHRNDLTLSHLKELDLLLLDDGHCLRDQIVDLCRHVDVNPTHNKAAETRAASLTTVMQLVSAGMGATLVPESSVSIECSRPGLATATFAPGVSASRQVGMVYRTSSSRTEEFQKLGSIVGQAFQDVIAQN, translated from the coding sequence ATGAGCAATAAAGAATATCGGCCAACCCTTGCACAGCTGCGCACGTTCGCTACCATTGCGGAAAACAAGCATTTTGGTACCGCAGCTGCCAAGCTTTCGATTTCCCAACCATCGCTTTCGCAAGCGTTAGCAGCTCTTGAAAACGGCCTTGGTGTTCAGCTCATTGAACGCTCCACACGGCGAGTCATTGTTACTCCCGCTGGAGAAATGCTCTTACCATACGCAAAGGCCACACTTGATGCGGCTGATGCTTTCCTTGCCCATGCACATGGTGCTTCCGGCACGCTTTCTGGCCCCATGAGTCTTGGTATCATTCCGACCATTGCCCCATATATTCTCCCGAATTTGCTCGATGCTGTGCGTGACGAGTTTCCCGAGTTAGAGCTTCGAATCGTAGAAGAGCAAACAAAGCACCTCATAGCACTTCTTCGCGACGGACATATCGATTGTGCAATATTGGCGCTTCCGACTGAACAAATCGGTTTTACAGAAATGCCACTTTATGTCGAAGATTTCCGCATGGTGACAACAGAAGATCACCCATTGGCGCATCGCAATGACTTAACTCTTTCTCACCTCAAAGAGCTTGATCTTTTGCTTCTCGACGACGGACACTGCCTTCGCGACCAGATCGTGGATCTATGCCGACATGTTGACGTAAATCCCACACACAACAAGGCAGCAGAAACCCGCGCGGCCAGCTTGACTACTGTTATGCAATTGGTCAGTGCTGGAATGGGCGCTACCTTAGTGCCGGAAAGCTCAGTGTCCATAGAATGCTCTCGCCCAGGCTTGGCTACGGCTACTTTCGCTCCTGGAGTTAGTGCTTCGCGTCAAGTCGGAATGGTGTACCGAACATCATCGTCCAGGACTGAGGAGTTTCAAAAGCTAGGTTCTATAGTTGGCCAAGCGTTTCAAGACGTTATCGCGCAGAATTAA
- the hrpA gene encoding ATP-dependent RNA helicase HrpA: protein MGKRNLKHSNRRVKPTTQDSPEVKELKASCMSQLSDLGPALHRSFERRITKAHSTRALEAIAQDLATALNSIEKRRSSIPVISYPDNLPVSSQRDEIAAAIQENQVVIIAGETGSGKTTQIPKICLDLGRGITGLIGHTQPRRLAARTVAERIADELDQPIGKSIGYAIRFDDRVSPSTSIKLMTDGILLAEMQRDRYLNAYDTIIIDEAHERSLNIDFILGYLKQLLPKRPDLKVIITSATIDPERFARHFSDENGTPAPIIEVSGRTYPVEVLYRPLQLEDGTSLIDVDPIDGLISAIKELMSYGDGDILCFFAGESDIRDAMDAIKEQRWRNVEVTPLFGRLSNQEQHKVFTPHAGRRIVLATNIAETSLTVPGIHFVVDLGTARISRYSSRTKVQRLPIEPISQASARQRSGRCGRVADGIAIRLYSEEDFLSRPEFTDPEILRTNLANVILQMASLRLGHIDDFPFIQAPDTKSIRDGILLLHELGALTTTDTRTDLPRLTTIGTTLARIPLDPRLGRMLIEAEKLGCLAHVMVVVAALSIQDVRERPLDYQAQADQLHARFKDSQSDFSSYLKLWTYINQRRDELSGNAFKKAMQQEFLHYMRIREWFDLVRQLKSIGEQVGWKSFEWSDATDTDCIHQALLAGLLSHIGIKEGDSREFVGARNTRFMVFPGSSLAKKPPQFIMAGELVETSRLWARDVAAIDPRWVEPLAQNLLKHQYSEPHWSLKRGAAMVYQRSTLYGVPIVVDRLINLATIDAVGAREIFIREALINGQWTTHHSFFKNNMQKLKAANTLEEKARRRDIVVTEDTLYEFYNDRLPQSVVSTRAFDHWWKKTRTQKPDLLDFDPDKLISDSAEEVNAERYPDSWYDNGVELELLYRFEPGHPDDGVTVNVPVPYLASLEESGFEWLVPGFIQELLTASLKTLPKHLRKKIVPAPNYANLIQPRISFRKGPLTQAIANALKDAGITGIEAEDFDLSVLPDHLRITFAAIDKHGKVIDKDKNLVRLKTRQKNKIRASALKIGKAVHQSAVTTWTSSTLGKIPEEVSTKVDGQLIKTYPALVIGKQGFSVEAKPTRAEADASMLTATLAMLMKASNINTQKMLNGLPLQQRVAVENYPHGSSNGLVQDVKAAVIRDLLIERGGPVRSPEEFDVLKKEITPKVPGLTRQAVVQLAPAINCYLKTKDEVAHWEGDAINDISRQLDFLLPPFAVSHHGIRHLTRLPRLCEAITIRLDSMSRDSYKDAELQQVINRLENALYAKANRGGIPKSKINDIAWKIQELRVSLFAQRLGTAEKVSERKIHKLIEAL from the coding sequence ATGGGCAAACGGAATCTAAAGCACTCTAACCGACGCGTAAAACCAACGACTCAAGATTCACCAGAAGTTAAAGAGTTAAAAGCATCATGTATGTCCCAATTATCAGATTTGGGGCCTGCCCTCCACCGGTCTTTTGAGCGCCGTATCACTAAAGCGCACAGCACGCGGGCTTTAGAAGCTATTGCGCAGGACCTCGCAACAGCGCTTAACTCAATTGAAAAACGACGCAGCAGTATCCCAGTTATCTCCTATCCGGACAATCTCCCAGTTAGTTCACAACGGGACGAAATCGCTGCCGCGATCCAAGAAAACCAAGTCGTCATCATCGCTGGCGAAACAGGTTCCGGTAAAACTACTCAGATTCCTAAAATATGTCTTGATTTGGGACGCGGAATTACTGGCTTAATTGGGCACACGCAGCCACGTCGATTAGCCGCACGAACGGTTGCCGAACGTATTGCAGACGAATTAGATCAGCCAATCGGTAAATCTATTGGTTACGCGATTCGCTTCGACGATCGTGTCTCCCCCAGTACGTCTATCAAGCTTATGACAGACGGTATTTTACTGGCAGAAATGCAACGTGATCGTTACCTCAATGCTTACGACACAATCATCATTGACGAGGCACACGAACGAAGTCTGAATATCGATTTCATCCTTGGATATCTCAAACAGTTACTTCCTAAGCGTCCAGATCTAAAAGTCATCATCACATCGGCAACCATTGATCCTGAACGATTCGCGCGCCATTTTTCGGACGAGAATGGTACACCAGCACCGATTATTGAAGTGTCCGGGCGAACCTACCCAGTGGAAGTACTTTATCGCCCCCTCCAGCTTGAAGATGGTACGTCGCTTATCGACGTCGACCCCATCGACGGCCTAATCAGCGCCATTAAGGAGCTTATGAGCTACGGCGACGGTGACATCCTCTGTTTCTTTGCCGGCGAATCAGATATTCGTGACGCCATGGACGCTATAAAAGAACAACGATGGCGAAACGTTGAAGTCACGCCGCTATTTGGTCGACTGTCTAACCAAGAACAACATAAAGTGTTTACGCCACATGCTGGGCGCCGAATTGTTCTTGCAACAAATATTGCTGAAACATCACTGACTGTCCCAGGTATTCACTTTGTTGTCGATCTAGGTACAGCACGCATATCTCGATATTCCAGTCGTACAAAAGTACAACGCCTACCCATCGAGCCGATTTCTCAGGCCAGCGCTCGTCAACGTTCCGGCCGCTGTGGACGTGTCGCCGATGGTATTGCGATTCGGTTGTACTCCGAAGAGGACTTTCTCTCACGCCCTGAATTCACCGATCCAGAAATTCTGAGAACAAATTTAGCCAACGTGATTCTGCAAATGGCCTCACTACGCTTGGGCCATATTGACGATTTCCCCTTCATCCAAGCACCCGATACCAAATCGATCCGTGACGGAATACTGTTGCTGCACGAACTCGGTGCATTAACCACAACGGATACGCGGACTGATCTTCCACGGTTAACAACAATCGGCACGACACTTGCCAGAATTCCACTCGATCCACGACTAGGCAGAATGCTCATCGAAGCAGAAAAACTAGGCTGTCTCGCCCATGTCATGGTGGTTGTAGCTGCGCTGTCAATTCAAGACGTGCGCGAGCGGCCTCTTGACTATCAGGCGCAAGCAGATCAACTCCACGCTCGATTCAAAGATTCTCAAAGCGACTTTTCCAGCTATCTCAAATTATGGACGTACATCAATCAGCGTCGCGATGAATTGTCAGGAAACGCATTTAAAAAGGCAATGCAACAAGAGTTTCTTCACTATATGCGGATTCGTGAATGGTTTGATCTCGTTCGCCAACTAAAATCCATTGGCGAACAGGTCGGCTGGAAATCGTTTGAATGGTCGGATGCAACCGACACCGATTGCATTCATCAAGCTCTCTTAGCGGGGCTTTTGTCCCATATCGGCATCAAAGAAGGCGATTCCCGAGAATTTGTAGGCGCCCGCAATACGCGTTTTATGGTCTTTCCTGGTTCAAGTCTTGCGAAGAAACCTCCACAATTTATTATGGCTGGAGAGCTCGTCGAAACGTCAAGGCTATGGGCGCGCGACGTCGCTGCAATAGATCCACGTTGGGTCGAACCTCTGGCACAAAACTTGCTCAAACACCAATATTCGGAGCCACATTGGTCTCTCAAACGTGGTGCAGCGATGGTTTACCAGCGTTCAACGCTCTATGGAGTGCCGATCGTTGTCGACCGACTGATCAATCTAGCTACCATCGATGCCGTTGGCGCACGCGAGATCTTCATCCGTGAAGCTTTAATTAATGGGCAATGGACTACCCATCACAGCTTTTTCAAAAACAATATGCAGAAACTAAAAGCTGCAAATACCTTGGAGGAAAAAGCAAGGCGACGCGATATCGTAGTAACCGAAGATACCCTGTATGAGTTTTACAATGATCGGCTCCCACAATCTGTCGTTTCTACCCGAGCGTTTGATCATTGGTGGAAGAAAACACGCACGCAGAAACCTGATTTACTCGATTTTGATCCTGACAAACTTATTTCTGATAGCGCTGAAGAAGTTAATGCAGAACGGTATCCAGATAGTTGGTACGACAACGGTGTAGAGCTAGAACTCCTTTATCGTTTTGAACCTGGCCATCCTGACGACGGAGTTACAGTCAACGTCCCAGTTCCATATCTTGCGTCACTTGAGGAAAGTGGTTTCGAATGGCTTGTTCCCGGTTTTATCCAAGAGCTGCTGACTGCTTCTTTAAAAACACTTCCCAAACATCTACGAAAAAAAATTGTTCCGGCTCCGAACTATGCGAATCTGATTCAGCCACGGATTTCGTTCCGAAAAGGACCGCTTACTCAGGCTATAGCGAATGCGCTCAAAGACGCCGGAATTACGGGGATCGAAGCAGAGGACTTTGATTTATCAGTGCTCCCAGATCATTTACGGATTACATTCGCAGCAATAGACAAACACGGAAAGGTAATCGATAAAGATAAGAATCTTGTGCGTCTTAAAACCCGTCAAAAAAATAAAATTCGTGCGTCTGCACTCAAAATAGGAAAAGCAGTGCACCAAAGCGCCGTCACAACTTGGACATCCTCAACCCTAGGAAAGATTCCTGAAGAAGTTTCCACAAAAGTAGACGGACAACTCATCAAGACGTATCCCGCCTTAGTAATAGGAAAACAAGGATTCTCAGTCGAGGCCAAACCTACACGTGCCGAAGCTGACGCGTCCATGCTGACGGCAACGTTAGCGATGCTAATGAAGGCATCAAATATTAACACCCAGAAAATGCTTAACGGGTTGCCTCTTCAACAACGTGTTGCAGTTGAGAACTATCCTCACGGTAGTAGTAACGGATTAGTACAAGATGTCAAAGCAGCGGTCATTCGTGACCTACTAATCGAACGTGGCGGGCCGGTACGTTCTCCAGAAGAATTTGATGTGCTTAAAAAGGAAATTACCCCCAAAGTGCCGGGGCTGACGCGTCAAGCCGTCGTGCAATTAGCCCCTGCTATCAATTGCTATCTCAAGACTAAAGACGAGGTTGCACACTGGGAAGGCGACGCCATCAACGACATCAGTCGGCAATTAGATTTCCTGCTCCCCCCGTTTGCAGTATCGCATCATGGAATTCGTCATCTCACGCGACTACCGCGGCTTTGCGAAGCTATAACCATTCGATTGGATTCAATGAGCCGAGATTCTTATAAGGATGCGGAACTACAGCAGGTTATTAATAGACTTGAAAATGCCCTCTATGCGAAGGCCAATCGTGGTGGAATTCCAAAATCGAAAATCAACGATATTGCGTGGAAAATTCAAGAGTTACGGGTTAGTCTTTTTGCTCAGAGACTAGGTACTGCAGAAAAAGTATCGGAACGAAAGATCCATAAGCTCATTGAAGCTCTTTAA
- the nrdR gene encoding transcriptional regulator NrdR, which yields MYCPFCHNDQSRVIDSRVIDSGSAIRRRRECTQCKNRFTTVEKAQLLVVKRNGLTEPFSREKVIVGVRRACQGRDVSDDALKRLAQQVEERVRLHGSSQIHANEIGLAILEPLRELDEVAYLRFASVYKSFESADDFESEIRLMRRRDRSN from the coding sequence GTGTACTGTCCTTTTTGTCATAATGATCAGTCTCGTGTGATCGACTCTCGTGTGATTGATTCAGGTTCAGCGATTAGAAGACGTCGCGAATGTACACAGTGTAAGAACCGGTTTACTACAGTTGAAAAAGCGCAACTCTTAGTGGTCAAACGCAATGGGCTTACTGAGCCTTTTAGTAGGGAAAAGGTTATCGTAGGCGTCCGTCGTGCATGCCAAGGCCGAGATGTAAGTGATGATGCATTGAAACGGCTTGCGCAGCAAGTAGAAGAGCGAGTTCGTTTGCATGGCAGCTCACAGATTCATGCTAACGAGATAGGTCTTGCCATTTTGGAGCCACTGCGGGAACTAGATGAAGTAGCTTATCTGCGGTTTGCATCAGTATATAAATCGTTTGAAAGCGCTGATGATTTCGAATCTGAGATTCGGTTGATGCGACGACGGGATAGATCGAATTAG
- a CDS encoding cell wall hydrolase, translating into MSISYVLPASKSHDARRVEVGPASEMWDISEFTSTVSEQSVRTLSYVGPYGEGQESKPHLNEEASQSFGHKVRNALIGALLGLIVATSFITVDGMMHPEEMASVGSSAVTK; encoded by the coding sequence ATGTCTATTTCTTATGTTTTACCAGCGTCGAAATCACATGATGCACGTCGTGTTGAGGTTGGTCCTGCTTCGGAAATGTGGGATATTTCAGAGTTTACTTCAACTGTAAGTGAACAAAGTGTTCGAACTTTAAGTTATGTAGGTCCTTATGGGGAAGGGCAAGAAAGCAAACCTCATTTGAATGAGGAAGCATCGCAGAGCTTTGGGCATAAGGTTCGTAATGCCCTAATCGGTGCATTGTTAGGTCTAATTGTTGCTACTTCTTTTATTACGGTAGATGGGATGATGCATCCTGAGGAAATGGCTAGTGTGGGCTCAAGCGCGGTAACAAAGTAA